Proteins from one Triticum aestivum cultivar Chinese Spring chromosome 7A, IWGSC CS RefSeq v2.1, whole genome shotgun sequence genomic window:
- the LOC123154112 gene encoding uncharacterized protein produces MGGTMSCFGGSGRDYDEAYEQPRRSSRKVRPSDEDGLWYVGERDVDRKATEFIARFHAAASYVEAT; encoded by the coding sequence ATGGGAGGGACCATGTCGTGCTTCGGCGGCAGCGGCCGGGACTACGACGAGGCGTACGAGCAGCCGCGGCGGTCGTCGAGGAAGGTGCGGCCGAGCGACGAGGATGGGCTGTGGTACGTCGGGGAGCGGGACGTCGACAGGAAGGCCACGGAGTTCATCGCCAGGTTCCACGCCGCCGCCAGCTACGTCGAGGCTACCTAG